In a genomic window of Zingiber officinale cultivar Zhangliang chromosome 9B, Zo_v1.1, whole genome shotgun sequence:
- the LOC122024798 gene encoding purple acid phosphatase 2-like isoform X2, with translation MARGVEGKMRLGLGVMLSVVLAAGLAGFCQGGVTSSFVRKAEKTADMPIDSDVFAVPPGYNAPQQVHITQGNHEGSAMIISWVTEDEPGSSDVLYGTHKDKLNNSATGKHTRYSFFNYTSGYIHHCTLRRLKHDTTYYYAVGIYHTVRTFWFTTPPKVGLDVPYTFGLIGDLGQSYDSNITLSHYESNPKAQAVLFVGDLSYADTYPNHDNARWDTWGRFVERSAAYQPWIWTAGNHEIDFAPEIGEIQPFKPFRHRYHVPYKASGSTAPFWYSIKHGLAYIIVLASYSAYGKYTPQYKWLEEELPKVDRSETPWLIVLMHSPWYNSYNYHYMEGETMRVMYEPWLVQHKVDAVFAGHVHAYERSHRISNIAYNIVNGKCQPVKDESAPVYITIGDGGNLEGLATNMTEPQPSYSAFREASFGHAIFEIKNRTHAYYAWHRNQDGYSRVADSMWFHNRCWRSPNENQC, from the exons ATGGCGCGAGGTGTAGAGGGCAAGATGCGCCTGGGACTCGGGGTAATGCTTTCGGTGGTTCTGGCCGCTGGACTGGCGGGTTTCTGTCAGGGAGGAGTCACGAGTTCTTTCGTTAGGAAGGCCGAGAAGACCGCGGATATGCCAATCGATAGCGATGTCTTCGCCGTCCCGCCCGGCTACAACGCGCCCCAGCAG GTGCATATTACCCAAGGGAATCATGAAGGCTCGGCGATGATCATCTCATGGGTGACCGAGGACGAACCCGGCTCCAGTGATGTTCTCTATGGGACTCACAAGGATAAGCTGAACAATTCTGCTACTGGAAAACACACTCGTTACTCATTCTTCAACTACACCTCAGGGTACATCCATCATTGCACTCTTCGCCGCTTGAAG CATGATACTACTTACTACTACgctgttgggatctaccatactGTTCGAACATTTTGGTTCACTACCCCACCAAAAGTTGGCCTAGATGTTCCCTACACTTTTGGGCTTATTG GCGATCTTGGACAAAGCTATGACTCAAACATTACTCTGAGTCATTATGAATCGAACCCAAAAGCACAGGCAGTGTTGTTTGTAGGCGATCTTTCGTACGCTGATACCTACCCGAACCATGACAATGCCAGATGGGATACATGGGGCAGGTTTGTCGAGAGAAGCGCTGCCTATCAGCCATGGATTTGGACAGCCGGAAACCATGAGATTGACTTTGCTCCTGAAATT GGTGAAATTCAGCCATTTAAACCATTCAGACATCGATATCATGTTCCTTACAAAGCTTCAGGCAGCACTGCCCCTTTCTGGTACTCGATTAAACACGGTTTGGCATACATAATTGTTTTGGCATCCTATTCTGCATATG GAAAATACACCCCTCAGTACAAGTGGCTCGAAGAAGAGCTACCGAAGGTAGATAGAAGTGAGACACCATGGTTGATTGTCCTAATGCACTCGCCATGGTACAACAGCTACAACTATCACTATATGGAAGGGGAAACCATGAGAGTCATGTATGAGCCGTGGCTTGTGCAACACAAAGTCGATGCTGTTTTCGCTGGCCATGTTCATGCTTACGAACGCAGT CATAGGATATCAAATATAGCTTACAATATAGTGAATGGCAAATGCCAACCAGTGAAGGATGAATCTGCTCCTGTATATATCACCATTGGCGATGGTGGAAATCTTGAAGGCCTTGCAACCAA TATGACAGAGCCACAACCGAGCTACTCAGCTTTCAGAGAAGCAAGCTTTGGCCACGCCATCTttgagatcaagaatcgaacgcATGCCTACTACGCTTGGCATCGAAATCAGGATGGTTATTCGAGGGTTGCTGATTCGATGTGGTTCCACAACAGGTGCTGGAGATCTCCAAATGAGAACCAATGTTGA
- the LOC122024798 gene encoding purple acid phosphatase 2-like isoform X1: MARGVEGKMRLGLGVMLSVVLAAGLAGFCQGGVTSSFVRKAEKTADMPIDSDVFAVPPGYNAPQQVHITQGNHEGSAMIISWVTEDEPGSSDVLYGTHKDKLNNSATGKHTRYSFFNYTSGYIHHCTLRRLKHDTTYYYAVGIYHTVRTFWFTTPPKVGLDVPYTFGLIGDLGQSYDSNITLSHYESNPKAQAVLFVGDLSYADTYPNHDNARWDTWGRFVERSAAYQPWIWTAGNHEIDFAPEIGEIQPFKPFRHRYHVPYKASGSTAPFWYSIKHGLAYIIVLASYSAYGMKLRRLLFQRNIATDDELQLNLLSFTGKYTPQYKWLEEELPKVDRSETPWLIVLMHSPWYNSYNYHYMEGETMRVMYEPWLVQHKVDAVFAGHVHAYERSHRISNIAYNIVNGKCQPVKDESAPVYITIGDGGNLEGLATNMTEPQPSYSAFREASFGHAIFEIKNRTHAYYAWHRNQDGYSRVADSMWFHNRCWRSPNENQC; encoded by the exons ATGGCGCGAGGTGTAGAGGGCAAGATGCGCCTGGGACTCGGGGTAATGCTTTCGGTGGTTCTGGCCGCTGGACTGGCGGGTTTCTGTCAGGGAGGAGTCACGAGTTCTTTCGTTAGGAAGGCCGAGAAGACCGCGGATATGCCAATCGATAGCGATGTCTTCGCCGTCCCGCCCGGCTACAACGCGCCCCAGCAG GTGCATATTACCCAAGGGAATCATGAAGGCTCGGCGATGATCATCTCATGGGTGACCGAGGACGAACCCGGCTCCAGTGATGTTCTCTATGGGACTCACAAGGATAAGCTGAACAATTCTGCTACTGGAAAACACACTCGTTACTCATTCTTCAACTACACCTCAGGGTACATCCATCATTGCACTCTTCGCCGCTTGAAG CATGATACTACTTACTACTACgctgttgggatctaccatactGTTCGAACATTTTGGTTCACTACCCCACCAAAAGTTGGCCTAGATGTTCCCTACACTTTTGGGCTTATTG GCGATCTTGGACAAAGCTATGACTCAAACATTACTCTGAGTCATTATGAATCGAACCCAAAAGCACAGGCAGTGTTGTTTGTAGGCGATCTTTCGTACGCTGATACCTACCCGAACCATGACAATGCCAGATGGGATACATGGGGCAGGTTTGTCGAGAGAAGCGCTGCCTATCAGCCATGGATTTGGACAGCCGGAAACCATGAGATTGACTTTGCTCCTGAAATT GGTGAAATTCAGCCATTTAAACCATTCAGACATCGATATCATGTTCCTTACAAAGCTTCAGGCAGCACTGCCCCTTTCTGGTACTCGATTAAACACGGTTTGGCATACATAATTGTTTTGGCATCCTATTCTGCATATGGTATGAAGCTAAGACGGTTGTTGTTTCAACGAAATATAGCGACAGATGATGAACTGCAACTGAATCTTCTAAGTTTTACAGGAAAATACACCCCTCAGTACAAGTGGCTCGAAGAAGAGCTACCGAAGGTAGATAGAAGTGAGACACCATGGTTGATTGTCCTAATGCACTCGCCATGGTACAACAGCTACAACTATCACTATATGGAAGGGGAAACCATGAGAGTCATGTATGAGCCGTGGCTTGTGCAACACAAAGTCGATGCTGTTTTCGCTGGCCATGTTCATGCTTACGAACGCAGT CATAGGATATCAAATATAGCTTACAATATAGTGAATGGCAAATGCCAACCAGTGAAGGATGAATCTGCTCCTGTATATATCACCATTGGCGATGGTGGAAATCTTGAAGGCCTTGCAACCAA TATGACAGAGCCACAACCGAGCTACTCAGCTTTCAGAGAAGCAAGCTTTGGCCACGCCATCTttgagatcaagaatcgaacgcATGCCTACTACGCTTGGCATCGAAATCAGGATGGTTATTCGAGGGTTGCTGATTCGATGTGGTTCCACAACAGGTGCTGGAGATCTCCAAATGAGAACCAATGTTGA
- the LOC122022952 gene encoding uncharacterized protein LOC122022952, giving the protein MDCNREDAKRAMELAEIKFKANDVEGAKRIAQKACDMFGDLPGIRRAVAAYEVHLAAAKKNWHAVLRLRPGEDDQHKVREQFLKMSILTHPDKNSSSAADGAFKFVMEAWNRLSIKAARSKSSNSNAKDDDNNTNNAESGRKRQQEEEESSKSNKKRHEEEDTNKSSNTDDVCPQCVDGCCKFLDKERTIKRCETCKLIVLMARDLNFKLRVEGRGTVKLVWEKLRIEVQSTNKVNIQGGGCIEVTTTNSDE; this is encoded by the coding sequence ATGGATTGTAACAGGGAGGATGCAAAGAGGGCCATGGAGCTTGCGGAGATCAAGTTCAAGGCCAACGACGTCGAGGGAGCCAAGCGCATTGCCCAGAAGGCCTGCGACATGTTCGGCGACCTTCCGGGCATCCGCCGCGCCGTCGCCGCCTACGAGGTCCACCTCGCGGCCGCCAAGAAGAACTGGCACGCCGTCCTCCGCCTCCGCCCTGGGGAGGACGACCAGCATAAGGTCCGCGAGCAGTTCCTCAAGATGTCCATCCTCACGCACCCCGACAAGAACTCCTCCTCGGCAGCCGACGGCGCCTTCAAGTTCGTCATGGAGGCCTGGAACAGGCTATCCATTAAGGCCGCCCGCAGCAAAAGCAGCAACAGCAACGCCAAAGATGACGACAACAACACCAACAATGCGGAAAGTGGCCGCAAAAGGCaacaggaggaagaggagagcagCAAGAGCAACAAGAAGCGGCATGAGGAAGAGGATACCAACAAGAGCAGCAATACGGACGACGTTTGCCCGCAGTGCGTCGACGGCTGCTGCAAGTTCCTGGACAAGGAGCGGACCATCAAAAGGTGCGAAACGTGCAAGCTGATCGTCCTTATGGCCAGGGATTTGAACTTCAAGTTGAGGGTGGAAGGTCGCGGCACGGTCAAGTTGGTCTGGGAGAAGCTGAGGATCGAAGTGCAGAGCACAAACAAGGTGAACATCCAGGGAGGAGGATGCATTGAAGTTACTACCACCAATTCTGATGAATAG